Proteins encoded together in one Octopus bimaculoides isolate UCB-OBI-ISO-001 chromosome 24, ASM119413v2, whole genome shotgun sequence window:
- the LOC106875595 gene encoding uncharacterized protein LOC106875595 has product MSQCAALNCKSVTSEGSGKTFHLFPKDAIQRQCWLLQMKRENYWPSETSVLCSNHFEPDCFDQIGQTTQLRKDAVPTIFKTTNNLKKLSTSIQPMLKGGLYKCNKCKYSTDKKPNWYKHRNKHLGLRRHCCTECNYKATTSSNLKRHLAIHADLREFKCPFCLNFFRQKIHLDKHILYKHERKRPKLDLTRVLSREALKKVSSPKVNTKDSQLNTDLYNQDRILKPIQIWEIPENPVPLSDGKDDQQCSQQELEFSEPKPQYSQNNQQYPQQELRYSQQDDAVPTMVYVPPRSKKVHIVSEHQYHVMESLAQLWKKGKLCDAAIGNGSSVLMVHKIVLLAVCPKLLSTVDTYYNQFLMVNLPQTVSNEALNAFAEYIYKGHLNLDPDLLNQLRTIALCLEIDDLKQLCDSESDSSSSQVQLPNSKKPSDPAPDTITLTFYPPQTQQSTENEVNLSNSFFVSSHNLQSVTKSQANVTIKKEMTPGRAQLTRFPSQKDLVERKSSANHLVSVGRSEVRDIYEHFQNNDLVSTSIAVCDEQDLTSHTKSTPLDVNLQQYSYIPLNDRSQVPTEPTSSLRDAAGNNFPQVNQQELPLESVVKMEPVIIEDDSDDDSLLPSPSSTFMDSSHISSSRPMDDSLSEIITTNCSTNLSDSIANNHCQEGNNSPSVHLSHIAVNSRHKGDSFLNPEIFRYNHQIERHFTSKEINSTLNEEIYTKDFR; this is encoded by the exons ATTCCCCAAAGATGCCATTCAACGACAATGTTGGCTGCTCCAAATGAAACGAGAGAATTACTGGCCTTCAGAGACATCTGTGTTATGTTCCAACCACTTTGAACCTGACTGCTTTGACCAAATTGGTCAAACGACTCAGCTAAGAAAGGATGCAGTCCCCACCATATTTAAAACTACAAATAATCTTAAAAAG CTTTCCACATCCATCCAGCCAATGTTGAAAGGAGGACTTTACAAATGCAACAAGTGTAAATACTCAACAGACAAAAAACCAAACTGGTACAAACATAGGAACAAACATTTAG GTTTACGACGCCACTGTTGTACAGAATGTAACTACAAAGCAACGACAAGCAGCAACCTCAAGCGCCACCTGGCAATCCATGCAGATCTTAGGGAGTTCAAATGTCCcttttgtttaaatttctttcGCCAAAAGATTCACCTGGACAAACATATACTCTATAAACATGAG cgCAAAAGACCAAAGTTGGACCTGACCAGAGTATTAAGCCGTGAAGCACTGAAAAAGGTTTCCTCTCCTAAAGTTAACACAAAAGATTCTCAGCTAAATACTGACCTTTACAATCAAGACAGAATCCTTAAACCAATTCAGATCTg GGAGATTCCTGAAAATCCAGTTCCATTATCCGATGGTAAAGACGATCAGCAATGTTCCCAACAGGAACTTGAGTTTTCCGAACCAAAACCACAATACTCACAAAATAATCAGCAATATCCCCAGCAGGAACTTCGATATTCTCAACAAGATGATGCTGTTCCTACAATGGTCTATGTTCCACCACGCTCCAAGAAAGTCCATATTGTCTCTGAGCATCAGTACCATGTCATGGAAAGTTTGGCACAGCTCTGGAAGAAAGGCAAATTGTGTGATGCTGCCATCGGAAATGGAAGTTCTGTGTTGATG GTTCACAAGATCGTCTTACTTGCTGTCTGTCCGAAGCTACTTTCAACCGTTGACACGTACTACAACCAGTTCCTTATGGTCAACCTACCCCAAACTGTGAGCAATGAAGCTCTCAATGCTTTTGCAGAATACATTTACAAGGGTCACTTAAACCTGGACCCAGATTTGCTGAATCAGTTAAGGACAATAGCATTATGTTTAGAAATTGATGATTTGAAGCAATTATGTGATTCAGAAAGTGATTCGTCTTCCTCTCAGGTCCAGCTCCCTAACAGTAAGAAACCCTCTGATCCAGCACCTGACACAATAACTCTTACATTTTATCCGCCACAAACGCAACAGTCAACAGAGAATGAAGttaatttatcaaattcctttTTTGTTTCCAGCCATAATCTTCAATCAGTTACGAAATCGCAAGCCAATGTTACAATTAAGAAAGAAATGACCCCAGGCAGAGCACAATTGACTCGTTTCCCATCTCAAAAAGACCTGGTTGAACGAAAAAGTAGCGCAAATCATCTGGTCAGTGTAGGAAGATCGGAGGTAAGAGATATTTACGAACATTTTCAGAATAACGATTTAGTTAGCACATCGATTGCTGTCTGTGATGAACAGGACTTGACGTCTCACACCAAATCGACACCTCTCGATGTCAATCTACAACAGTATAGTTATATCCCTTTAAACGATCGCTCTCAAGTCCCAACAGAACCCACTTCATCCCTTCGTGATGCAGCAGGTAATAATTTTCCTCAAGTAAATCAACAGGAACTACCTTTAGAATCTGTAGTTAAAATGGAACCGGTTATCATTGAAGACGATTCAGACGATGATTCTCTCTTACCGTCGCCATCTTCTACTTTCATGGATTCGTCTCATATCTCTTCTTCCAGACCCATGGATGACAGCTTATCAGAAATAATCACCACCAACTGTTCAACTAACCTGAGTGACTCAATAGCAAACAATCATTGCCAAGAGGGCAATAATTCCCCGAGTGTTCATTTATCTCATATTGCTGTTAACAGTCGGCATAAAGGAGATTCCTTTTTGAATCCTGAAATATTTCGGTATAACCATCAAATTGAAAGACATTTTACATCGAAAGAGATTAATTCAACACTGAATGAAGAAATCTACACTAAAGATTTTAGATAA